From a single Canis lupus baileyi chromosome 14, mCanLup2.hap1, whole genome shotgun sequence genomic region:
- the SLC25A32 gene encoding solute carrier family 25 member 32 isoform X2, with product MSDGLELRPKYKGILHCLTTIWKLDGLRGLYQGVTPNVWGAGLSWGLYFFFYNAIKSYKTEGRTERLEATEYLISAAEAGAMTLCITNPLWVTKTRLMLQYNGVVNSSQRQYKGMFDTLLKIYKYEGVRGLYKGFIPGLFGTSHGALQFMAYELLKLKYNQHINRLPEAQLSTIEYISVAALSKIFAVAATYPYQVVRARLQDQHMFYEGVLDVITKTWRKEGIGGFYKGIAPNLIRVTPACCITFVVYENVSHFLLDLREKKK from the exons TGAGTGACGGATTGGAACTGAGACCAAAATATAAAGGAATTCTGCATTGCTTAACTACCATTTGGAAACTTGATGGACTGCGGGGACTTTACCAAGGAGTAACCCCAAATGTGTGGGGTGCAGGTTTATCCTGGGGACTCTACTTTTTCTT TTACAATGCCATCAAATCATATAagacagaaggaagaacagaACGTTTAGAGGCAACAGAATACCTCATCTCTGCTGCTGAAGCTG gAGCCATGACCCTCTGCATTACAAACCCATTATGGGTAACAAAAACTCGCCTTATGTTACAGTATAATGGTGTTGTTAACTCCTCACAACGACAATATAAAGGAATGTTTGATACACTTCTGAAAATATATAAGTATGAAGGTGTGCGTGGATTGTATAAG ggatttattcctggactaTTTGGAACATCACATGGTGCCCTTCAATTTATGGCGTATGAATTGTTGAAGTTGAAATACAACCAACATATCAACAGATTACCAGAAGCCCAGTTG AGCACAATTGAATATATATCTGTTGCAGCACTATCCAAAATATTTGCTGTAGCAGCAACGTACCCATATCAAGTTGTGAGAGCTCGTCTTCAGGATCAACACATGTTTTACGAGGGCGTATTGGATGTAATCACAAAGACATGGAG GAAAGAAGGCATCGGTGGATTTTACAAAGGAATTGCTCCCAATTTGATTAGAGTGACACCAGCTTGCTGTATTACTTTTGTGGTATATGAGAACGTCTCACATTTTCTACTAgaccttagagaaaaaaaaaagtaa